A stretch of DNA from Perca flavescens isolate YP-PL-M2 chromosome 11, PFLA_1.0, whole genome shotgun sequence:
aacaagaatttaggaataaaaggaaccatttcaggttcacggaccatattcccaaagaaggatccaagagaaaaaagcattcgcgagcggctaacagaattagggctaagAGAGTGACGTGTGAGGGTTACCTCACTGCGAGCCTGCTGGATGAAGTCACAGCAGTCCCGGATGTGAAGCAGCATGTCAGCGTCGGGGTGATCCAGAATGCTGACGGTCTTATAGATGAACAGGTCGGGGAACGCGTTCTCCACCCCGAAGGCCACGTTCAGGATGTGAGACacctgaagaagaggaggaagaggagcagactTTATCTCGATAACCCAGGAGTGAACGATGATGGTACGGCCATACAATCCCATTTTCACTTCATTTATTTaggcttttttttacatttttacatcgCCACATCATGTCTGAGACGTCTGCTTTCGGGCTGCACGATGTGAAGGGAATAtgctaatttaatttaatttataatataatataatactctttattgatcccctatGGGGAAAATTGACAATTGACAcactgttgttattacacactacacacaggcctgaaatacacacacatgctcaggtcctttacatgcactaatggagtgAAGTCAGAGTCAGGGGGCTGCGACTGCTGAAcagccttgctcaagagcaccttggcagtgcccaggaggtgaagtGGCATCTCTCCAGGTACCAGTCCAgataagtagggctgggtaccgaattcttTTCCAAATACTTTTTAGGCAGTATTTGgtattgagtatcgaaaaaatgcctcgtcattcctTACCCAGCTGCagtacctaaggagtaaatctcatcagcgtcagtcaAAActtgaaaaagagacaaaaacataaaaaaataaataaatagcccaaaaaaaaaaaaaaaacttcaggaAAAGCCCAGAatggatactttttttttttttaacgcagCATCCTTCAACCAAGAtctaatgtttgtgattggctgtctaaacgttgtttcagaagaaaaagaatCTCACCTTGTGTTTTTTCAGCGTGCCAAAGTCATGGGCAGCATCTTGagaacctacacacacacacacacacacacacacacacacacacacacacacacacacacactacttagTGGGCTGTCCAGGGTCACAGGGTCATTTATGTTCCACCTGTGAGCCCTGATGGGTCACCCTCCACCGCCCGTCCTCCCCCACACATGGGCTCATCTTACCCTCTGCTCTGAGCTGGGGCAGTTAAACGTGACTTCCAGGACATAGAATCTCGAAAACTCTGTGTTAAACAGCTTTCAAACTGAAAGTTTACAAGTCTTGATCAAAATAACTCCCCCATCCAATGCTTAATAAAAAACTTGTTTTTCCCATTCAAATTGAATCAGACATGACTGAAAGAGGACTTATTTGGAAGTCCATTTCTATTGGTTCTCACAGGATTTGGAGTTATGgtttactatgtttttttactATATTTACCTATGTACTTAAGCTTAATTGTCATTGCCCCccccgtctgggtttgcggtacattcttgggttttctccggccaaatctttaccggtccaatcagcgaacagagggagtggctgacaacgatgacgttgaggttgtgcgctagtttgagttgtagttctgtaatggaggcggagaaagacgcgagcgaagccatttggtccgttgtggcaacgctgccaaatATCCAGACGTTAAAGCCCGGGCAAGACCAATCTTTGCGGAGCTGTGTTGGTGGCCGTGATGTCGTGGCCCTTTTAAGCAAAAAATAGGCCGCACAGTTGcagaatcggtcttcattttatatcgacaaaggtcagtttaaaagattttcgtgagattttgagaggcggcgagcAGAGCCGGCCGCTCCTCCTTTGCATAAAGTTGgatggattcaactttatgcaaatgaggagcgggcgAGTCAACGCCCCGCTTGTCCATAGGGTTCGTTTGGTATCGTACGAAAACGTATGCACACTAGTTTGTATGATATCTTACGAAATTGGGCAACCGCCCACGGGACGGTCAgtgacagtccaaccccctatgggtgggttgaaaacatgcggaactagctggctgtagtccatagactctgggcaaaaatgcctCCGATGACGCTAAATGACAATTTTTGTGTCATCaaacccacaatacagagaaggCTCGTCtaagggggacatgagggagggaagcacggtcatttcgaaaatactaccgggtttctactgatacaaagcttaatgctaatcggtgaagtatccctttaagtttaGCGGTTTGGACAGACAAACgaagtagggctgccacctcttagtcgattagtcgactaatcggtcgttttggtctttgtcgactaagatttctttagttgattagtcattttttatgcttattcatgcttaattactcatttccaagaaacttatgagcacatttctggtaaacacaagatttaaagtggtgcttttgcaggattaattgtggagaaactcagttttacagatggttaattaactacatttatattgtgcttttctagtcttaaccacctctcaaagcgcacagctctgtcaattaaatcaacaaatcgattagtcaacaaaattgtataagtgttagtcgactaagactttctttagtcgaggacagccctaaaacGATGACTGTAAGCAGATTACAGAGCACTGCGAGCAGTCGGCCCTTTCAGCGGCCGCGAAGTTTTAGGCGACAAAACGAacgtctccggtttaggggctccgAAATGCCAGAGCAGCGTGAATGCgaggtttttaaaccaaaacttaGCAATGTATATGAGTCGGACTATTTACGTGGGACGTTCACTTACCCAGCAGCAGGTAGGGCTTGACGATGCCGACCTGCAGGTCCCAGGAAGTGTCGGGGACGTACCCCAGGATCTTCTCCGGGGCGACGGGGTCTTCCACCACAGTGATCGTAGAACCCTTCCAGGTCTCGATGATGCGCCGGCCGCTCAGTGACGTCACGCGAGTGCACTGC
This window harbors:
- the dusp19a gene encoding dual specificity protein phosphatase 19, producing the protein MQSLTAEIQSFSRTRLRKQCTRVTSLSGRRIIETWKGSTITVVEDPVAPEKILGYVPDTSWDLQVGIVKPYLLLGSQDAAHDFGTLKKHKVSHILNVAFGVENAFPDLFIYKTVSILDHPDADMLLHIRDCCDFIQQARSEKGVVLVHCNAGVSRAPAVVIGYLMSCEGQTFDAALSLVKSARGASSPNPGFLEQLRSYKTPTINGSKH